From a region of the Bermanella marisrubri genome:
- a CDS encoding ABC transporter permease, giving the protein MKRSSLHIMRDTVHALLMRELKTRFGNSKLGYFWAIAEPAAQASIIAILFTLIGRNSLAGVPVALFLISGVMPFKSFSKVVNQLSSGINANKALFAYRQVSPIDPIITRFIIELATFFIVYLIILAVMFWLGFEVVPQDLLMLITVSLLLLAMGFGIALCMNSAVSYWQDATKLLSMVMMPMFFISGILYTATMIPAKFWYLFSWNPVFHAMELSRTAFFASYETPVGDLGYLALVALAFNVLGVMLYRVNRVRFITS; this is encoded by the coding sequence ATGAAGCGCTCCTCTTTACACATTATGAGAGATACGGTCCACGCGTTACTGATGCGTGAACTGAAGACGCGTTTTGGTAACTCCAAGCTTGGTTATTTTTGGGCGATTGCTGAGCCTGCAGCGCAAGCATCCATTATTGCTATTTTGTTTACGCTCATTGGGCGAAACAGTCTTGCTGGCGTTCCTGTCGCGTTATTCTTGATTTCAGGAGTGATGCCATTTAAAAGCTTTAGCAAGGTAGTTAACCAGTTGTCGTCAGGCATTAACGCAAACAAAGCCTTGTTCGCTTACCGCCAAGTCAGCCCGATCGATCCTATTATTACCCGTTTCATTATTGAGTTGGCCACATTTTTCATTGTGTACCTGATTATCTTAGCGGTTATGTTTTGGTTAGGGTTTGAGGTTGTACCGCAAGACTTGCTAATGCTGATTACGGTATCACTTTTACTTTTGGCAATGGGATTTGGAATAGCGCTATGTATGAATAGCGCTGTTAGTTACTGGCAAGACGCCACCAAATTACTGAGCATGGTTATGATGCCAATGTTTTTTATTTCAGGCATTTTATATACGGCAACTATGATTCCTGCCAAATTTTGGTATCTATTTTCTTGGAACCCTGTATTCCATGCTATGGAATTAAGTCGAACTGCCTTTTTTGCAAGCTATGAAACACCGGTAGGGGATTTGGGCTATCTGGCATTGGTAGCACTTGCGTTTAATGTTCTGGGTGTCATGTTGTATCGAGTTAATAGAGTGAGGTTTATTACCTCATGA
- a CDS encoding ABC transporter ATP-binding protein, with product MIKFDNLSKYYPTKQGRRYVLKNVNLAIPTDVNIAVLGPNGVGKSTLIRMLGGADYPSQGAILSDKKISWPLGLQGGLQGSMTGRENARFVARIHGIKDTKEIEEKVAEFAEIGAYFDEPVKTYSSGMKSRVTFGLTMGFDFDFDVLLIDELGAVGDANFRKKSQAVLKEKFESTKLIMVSHSMGELRKHCQSGILIKDQTLVFFSDLEEAIHSYEETYVRAS from the coding sequence ATGATTAAATTCGACAACCTGAGCAAATACTACCCAACCAAGCAAGGCCGTCGCTATGTACTTAAAAACGTTAATTTGGCCATTCCCACCGATGTGAATATTGCCGTGCTTGGCCCAAACGGCGTTGGCAAATCAACTTTAATTCGCATGTTAGGTGGTGCCGATTATCCAAGCCAAGGGGCCATATTGAGCGACAAAAAAATATCTTGGCCATTAGGTTTACAAGGTGGACTGCAAGGCAGTATGACAGGGCGAGAAAATGCACGCTTTGTCGCGCGTATACACGGTATTAAAGATACAAAGGAAATAGAAGAGAAAGTAGCTGAATTCGCTGAAATAGGTGCTTATTTTGATGAGCCTGTAAAGACCTATTCAAGCGGTATGAAATCTCGCGTCACCTTTGGTTTAACCATGGGGTTTGATTTTGATTTCGATGTATTACTTATCGACGAACTTGGTGCTGTAGGGGATGCCAATTTCCGTAAAAAAAGCCAAGCAGTATTAAAAGAAAAGTTTGAAAGTACCAAACTCATTATGGTGAGCCATTCAATGGGCGAATTAAGGAAACACTGTCAATCAGGCATCCTTATCAAAGACCAGACACTCGTCTTTTTCTCCGACCTAGAAGAAGCCATACATTCCTACGAGGAAACCTATGTCAGAGCCAGCTAA
- a CDS encoding UDP-glucose dehydrogenase family protein — translation MKISIFGGGYVGLVQAAVLSEVGHDVTCVDINPRKVDALNRGLIPIYEPGLDVLVKQGLSKGLLTFTIDAEEAIQHATAIFIAVGTPPDEDGSADLQHVLKVAETIAQYMNEYKVIINKSTVPVGTGARVKSVVREQLKSRNVICEFDVVSNPEFLKEGAAVADCQRPDRIVIGVESDKAANIMREIYEHFNRNHEKIIQMDIRSAELTKYAANCMLATKISFMNEMANLAEKLGADIESVRQGIGSDPRIGYHFIYPGCGYGGSCFPKDINALLNTSRQVSYDAKILKAVDRVNQKQKQVLFNKLHQVFNGDLVGRTIALWGLSFKPETDDTREATSLVLINALLEAGVAVQAYDPQARAEVGNIYGDQEELTLTDKKEDALIAADALVIVTEWKEFRSPNFELIQQSLNYPIIVDGRNLYSPQKMKQLGFIYYGVGRGESIKKQPAVIMTAPKEMVQ, via the coding sequence ATGAAGATATCTATTTTTGGTGGTGGTTACGTCGGACTTGTGCAAGCAGCTGTACTATCCGAAGTAGGTCATGACGTAACGTGCGTCGATATAAATCCACGAAAGGTAGATGCTTTAAATCGCGGTTTGATCCCAATATACGAGCCAGGTCTTGATGTTTTGGTGAAGCAGGGACTCTCTAAAGGATTGCTGACATTTACCATTGATGCAGAAGAAGCCATTCAGCATGCCACTGCCATTTTTATAGCGGTAGGTACTCCACCGGACGAAGATGGTTCGGCAGATTTGCAGCATGTGCTCAAGGTTGCAGAAACCATCGCTCAGTACATGAATGAGTATAAAGTCATTATTAATAAAAGCACTGTACCCGTAGGCACTGGTGCAAGAGTAAAGTCAGTAGTCCGCGAACAATTGAAGTCTCGAAATGTAATTTGCGAATTTGATGTGGTTTCGAACCCTGAGTTTTTGAAGGAAGGTGCAGCGGTTGCAGATTGTCAGCGTCCTGATCGTATCGTGATTGGAGTTGAATCGGACAAAGCCGCTAACATCATGCGTGAGATTTACGAACACTTTAATCGTAATCATGAAAAGATAATTCAAATGGATATACGAAGCGCGGAGCTGACCAAGTATGCAGCGAATTGCATGCTGGCAACAAAAATCAGCTTTATGAATGAGATGGCTAACTTAGCAGAAAAACTTGGTGCCGATATCGAAAGTGTCCGCCAAGGGATCGGTAGTGATCCACGCATTGGCTATCACTTTATATATCCTGGTTGTGGCTACGGGGGGTCTTGCTTCCCTAAAGACATCAATGCTTTGTTAAATACGTCGCGACAGGTCAGTTACGATGCGAAGATTTTGAAAGCAGTAGATCGCGTTAACCAAAAACAAAAGCAAGTGCTATTCAATAAATTACATCAGGTATTCAATGGTGACTTAGTCGGTCGGACTATTGCGTTGTGGGGTTTAAGCTTTAAGCCAGAGACCGATGACACTCGTGAAGCAACGAGCTTGGTGCTTATTAACGCGTTATTGGAAGCGGGGGTTGCTGTCCAAGCATATGATCCTCAGGCTAGAGCTGAGGTTGGCAATATATATGGAGATCAAGAAGAGCTTACTCTCACTGACAAAAAAGAAGATGCACTGATCGCTGCAGATGCACTCGTAATTGTCACCGAGTGGAAGGAGTTCCGAAGTCCCAACTTCGAATTGATTCAGCAAAGCTTAAATTACCCGATCATTGTCGATGGCAGAAACTTATACTCACCACAAAAAATGAAACAGCTTGGTTTTATTTATTATGGAGTTGGAAGAGGTGAGTCGATTAAAAAACAACCGGCTGTGATAATGACAGCACCGAAAGAAATGGTGCAATAA
- the wecB gene encoding non-hydrolyzing UDP-N-acetylglucosamine 2-epimerase, whose translation MKVLLVFGTRPEAIKMCPLVLAMQKDPRIEPVVCVTAQHREMLDQVLNIFDIKPDFDLNIMKKGQDLTDVTVSILSKLKDVIAEVKPDSIFVHGDTATTLAATLAAYYQKIPVGHVEAGLRTQNIYSPWPEEGNRKLTGALAQHHFAPTEVSKANLVNEGIAESNIHITGNTVIDALLWVAKKIDQDESLHEHVESLLPKLDNSKRMILVTGHRRENFGQSFDNICHSIRELAQRDDVEVVYPVHLNPNVREPVDRILKGVKNVHLIEPLDYLPFVALMKKAAIILTDSGGIQEEAPSLGKPVLVMRDTTERPEAVTAGTVKLVGTNQDVIVNEITRLLDNQDDYLEMSYAHNPYGDGHACKHIIDALFVEKTHVEEIAQEVVGA comes from the coding sequence ATGAAAGTACTACTAGTATTCGGCACAAGACCAGAAGCCATTAAGATGTGTCCGCTTGTATTGGCCATGCAAAAAGACCCAAGAATAGAGCCTGTGGTGTGTGTGACCGCACAACATCGCGAAATGCTTGATCAAGTTCTTAATATCTTTGATATTAAACCAGACTTTGATCTTAACATAATGAAGAAAGGCCAAGACCTGACTGACGTCACAGTTTCAATATTATCGAAGCTTAAGGATGTGATTGCAGAAGTTAAGCCGGATTCAATATTTGTCCATGGGGATACGGCTACAACTCTTGCTGCGACACTCGCCGCTTATTACCAAAAAATACCTGTTGGTCATGTAGAGGCAGGGCTGCGAACTCAAAATATTTATAGCCCGTGGCCTGAAGAAGGTAACCGCAAGCTTACAGGTGCATTGGCGCAACATCACTTCGCCCCAACAGAAGTATCTAAAGCGAACTTGGTAAACGAAGGTATTGCCGAGAGCAACATTCATATAACAGGTAATACGGTTATTGACGCTTTGTTGTGGGTGGCTAAGAAAATCGATCAAGATGAATCTCTGCATGAGCATGTAGAATCATTATTACCCAAGTTAGACAATTCTAAGCGAATGATCTTAGTAACAGGTCATCGTCGTGAAAACTTTGGTCAAAGCTTTGACAATATCTGCCATTCTATTCGTGAGCTAGCCCAAAGGGATGATGTAGAGGTGGTCTATCCTGTTCATCTTAACCCGAATGTACGAGAGCCAGTAGATCGTATTTTAAAAGGTGTGAAAAATGTCCATTTAATTGAGCCACTAGACTACCTGCCTTTTGTTGCATTGATGAAAAAAGCTGCAATTATCCTGACTGATTCCGGCGGTATACAAGAAGAAGCACCGTCATTGGGTAAACCTGTATTGGTTATGCGTGATACCACCGAGCGACCAGAAGCCGTAACAGCTGGTACTGTAAAGTTAGTCGGTACAAATCAAGATGTCATTGTTAATGAGATTACGCGTCTACTAGACAATCAAGATGATTATTTAGAGATGTCCTACGCCCATAATCCATATGGTGATGGCCATGCGTGCAAACATATAATAGATGCATTGTTTGTTGAAAAAACTCATGTCGAAGAAATAGCTCAAGAAGTAGTAGGTGCTTAA
- a CDS encoding polysaccharide biosynthesis/export family protein, protein MNKYISNILLIIGLFVFTQTHAIDIQKDQESHQSNAIQSQAKGDVFANWLFTGAFARTAFSGINPAYRISQGDSLLVQLWGGIDYQNETKVDAQGNIFIPKVGPVKVQGVNNADLNKVVLKSIKRVYKSNVEAYVTLMSSQTVKVFLSGMVNNPGLYEGQSADSILAFIDKAGGIREQMGSYRDIEVKRNGKTQTKIDLYQFIEQGRLPNIQLQDGDVIFVSPKVGDITITGEVGFEGRYEVIGNQTSLKSVLSAVAIKDSATHITIVEPHNSEGMKEVKAKQYRIGDTAGVTLRAGSSVKVSSQLRAKSISVEVIGEHDSEFEMVVPWGATLADLLGKVEYSALSNKNAIQLYRESVAKRQKDMLMASLQSLEQSVLTARSETTEAAKLRAAEAETILKWIDKAKQVEPRGQVLLADGYNPNEVILQQGDKVVIPSKTSLVMIHGEVLFPTAITYNADLDVEEYIGKAGGTTADIDDANILIMKPNGSFVDVNSDLSDEDVIAPGDEIFVLAKPDVKSLQLTKDITQILYQVAVSAAVVVAL, encoded by the coding sequence ATGAATAAATACATAAGTAACATTTTGTTAATTATAGGGTTATTTGTTTTTACGCAAACCCATGCAATTGATATCCAGAAAGATCAAGAATCTCATCAATCTAACGCAATACAAAGCCAGGCGAAAGGGGATGTTTTTGCTAACTGGTTGTTTACCGGCGCTTTTGCTCGCACAGCGTTTAGTGGTATTAACCCTGCTTATCGCATCAGTCAAGGAGATAGCTTGCTAGTGCAGCTATGGGGCGGAATTGACTATCAGAATGAAACCAAGGTTGATGCACAAGGCAATATATTCATTCCCAAAGTAGGGCCGGTGAAAGTACAAGGCGTTAATAATGCGGATCTGAACAAGGTTGTTTTAAAGTCCATTAAACGTGTTTATAAATCGAATGTAGAAGCCTATGTGACCTTGATGTCTAGCCAGACCGTTAAAGTATTCCTTAGTGGTATGGTGAATAACCCTGGTTTATATGAAGGACAAAGTGCTGATTCCATACTCGCCTTTATTGATAAAGCAGGGGGTATCCGAGAGCAGATGGGCAGTTATCGCGATATTGAAGTAAAGCGAAATGGGAAAACACAAACCAAAATCGATTTATATCAGTTTATTGAGCAAGGCCGATTACCCAATATTCAGCTGCAAGATGGTGATGTTATCTTTGTTTCACCCAAGGTTGGTGATATTACCATTACGGGTGAAGTAGGTTTTGAAGGTCGATACGAAGTTATTGGTAATCAAACATCTTTAAAGAGTGTGTTGTCAGCGGTTGCGATCAAAGACTCAGCAACACACATTACCATAGTGGAACCTCACAATAGCGAAGGAATGAAAGAGGTAAAGGCAAAGCAATATCGTATTGGTGATACTGCAGGTGTTACGCTACGGGCTGGTTCAAGTGTGAAAGTATCATCGCAACTGCGTGCAAAAAGTATCAGTGTGGAAGTGATTGGTGAGCATGACTCTGAATTCGAAATGGTTGTTCCTTGGGGGGCGACTCTAGCCGATTTATTGGGCAAGGTTGAATACTCTGCGTTATCCAACAAAAACGCAATTCAATTATATAGAGAGTCTGTCGCGAAGCGACAAAAAGACATGCTAATGGCATCGTTACAATCATTAGAGCAAAGCGTCTTAACCGCTCGATCAGAAACCACAGAAGCAGCAAAACTGAGAGCTGCAGAAGCCGAGACGATTCTAAAATGGATTGATAAAGCCAAACAAGTCGAACCAAGAGGGCAAGTTCTATTGGCCGACGGATATAATCCTAACGAAGTCATTCTCCAACAAGGGGATAAAGTCGTCATACCGAGCAAAACCAGCTTGGTCATGATCCACGGGGAAGTATTGTTCCCAACAGCGATTACTTACAACGCAGACCTGGACGTCGAAGAGTATATCGGAAAAGCCGGAGGTACTACTGCCGATATAGATGATGCCAACATTTTAATAATGAAACCAAATGGCTCTTTTGTGGACGTGAACTCTGATCTATCCGACGAAGATGTTATCGCACCCGGTGATGAGATATTCGTACTGGCAAAGCCTGATGTGAAATCATTACAGTTAACGAAAGACATTACACAGATTCTATATCAAGTAGCGGTATCAGCAGCTGTGGTGGTCGCGCTTTAG
- the wecC gene encoding UDP-N-acetyl-D-mannosamine dehydrogenase gives MFKKISVIGLGYIGLPTAAVIASKGIEVIGVDVNEHAVNTINEGKIHIVEPGLEDMVKQDVEKGLLKAYLEPQEADAFLIAVPTPFKGEDHTPNLDYIEAASKAVAKVLKTGDLVILESTSPVGATEKMAAWIAEVRPDLKVSGVNADNEVDIFIAHCPERVLPGHVIRELEENDRVIGGLDEASTERATALYKTFVKGECIATNARTAEMAKLTENASRDVQIAFANELSLICDKQGIDVWELIELANRHPRVNILQPGAGVGGHCIAVDPWFIVNQNPEDAKIIHQARKTNDYKPNWVVEKIEEAVKDIENPTIACLGLAFKPDIDDLRESPALQITEKLAAKGYNILAVEPNVDALPKSLVGLENVHLVSLEEAIQETNVVGILVKHKEFTGEYFSVPTLDFVNSGGKSL, from the coding sequence ATGTTCAAAAAAATATCCGTAATTGGTTTAGGTTATATCGGTTTGCCGACCGCAGCAGTCATCGCTTCCAAAGGTATTGAAGTGATTGGTGTCGACGTAAATGAGCACGCCGTTAATACAATTAATGAGGGAAAAATCCATATCGTCGAGCCTGGTCTTGAGGATATGGTCAAGCAGGATGTGGAAAAAGGGTTGCTAAAAGCCTACTTAGAGCCACAAGAGGCCGATGCATTTTTGATCGCAGTACCAACCCCTTTTAAAGGCGAAGATCACACCCCCAATTTAGATTACATAGAGGCTGCTTCTAAAGCCGTTGCTAAAGTACTAAAAACTGGCGACTTGGTTATTTTAGAATCTACTTCTCCAGTAGGTGCGACAGAAAAAATGGCGGCTTGGATCGCCGAAGTTCGTCCAGATCTAAAAGTATCCGGTGTTAATGCAGACAACGAAGTTGATATATTTATAGCCCATTGTCCAGAGCGAGTATTGCCGGGCCATGTTATTCGTGAACTAGAAGAAAACGACCGTGTAATTGGCGGGTTAGACGAAGCCAGTACAGAGCGAGCTACAGCGCTCTATAAAACATTTGTGAAAGGCGAGTGTATAGCGACAAATGCCCGCACTGCTGAGATGGCAAAGCTGACAGAAAATGCAAGCCGTGATGTTCAAATCGCATTTGCAAATGAATTATCGCTTATCTGTGATAAGCAAGGCATTGATGTATGGGAATTAATCGAGCTAGCGAATCGCCACCCTCGCGTCAATATCCTCCAACCTGGAGCAGGTGTTGGTGGTCACTGTATCGCAGTAGACCCATGGTTTATTGTCAATCAAAACCCTGAGGATGCAAAAATAATCCATCAAGCACGCAAAACAAATGACTATAAGCCAAATTGGGTAGTGGAAAAAATAGAAGAAGCTGTAAAGGACATTGAGAACCCCACCATTGCGTGTTTGGGGTTAGCGTTCAAACCCGATATTGATGATTTACGTGAAAGTCCTGCGTTACAAATCACCGAAAAGCTAGCGGCCAAAGGCTATAATATATTGGCAGTCGAGCCGAATGTAGATGCGTTGCCCAAATCGTTAGTGGGTTTAGAAAATGTACATTTGGTTTCTTTAGAAGAAGCCATACAAGAAACAAATGTTGTTGGCATTTTGGTTAAGCATAAAGAGTTTACCGGTGAGTATTTTAGTGTTCCTACACTAGATTTTGTAAATTCAGGAGGGAAGTCGTTGTAA